The following are encoded in a window of Luteitalea sp. genomic DNA:
- a CDS encoding DnaJ domain-containing protein, translating into MEPAEILGVPDQATDEEIRAAYLRRVRECPPDRSPEEFERIRDAYETLCDPRRRLHHRLFSVDPTLSLAARFARHAPERRFVGPGPWLDVLKGQ; encoded by the coding sequence ATGGAGCCCGCAGAGATCTTGGGCGTCCCCGACCAAGCGACCGATGAGGAGATCCGTGCAGCGTATCTGCGGAGAGTCCGGGAATGCCCGCCCGACCGGTCGCCCGAGGAGTTCGAGCGGATTCGCGATGCCTACGAGACGCTGTGCGATCCGCGGCGACGTCTGCACCATCGGCTGTTCTCCGTGGATCCGACGCTGTCGCTGGCTGCACGTTTTGCCCGACACGCGCCGGAGCGGCGGTTCGTCGGGCCGGGGCCATGGCTGGA